From a region of the Syngnathoides biaculeatus isolate LvHL_M chromosome 2, ASM1980259v1, whole genome shotgun sequence genome:
- the LOC133497240 gene encoding dipeptidyl peptidase 4-like isoform X2 encodes MVSIAKVLLGVLGLVVVVILITVPTVLYLKEEQDDSTDRKFFTLADVFNSDLKPKTYSIRWISDDEYLHRREGSVYLHNVTAGQSSVFLSADTFTEKDASDYQLSADRRYVALLSNRRMVWRHSFTASYSLYDRTLNKFVEASNLPEEIQYLAWAPAGIKLAFVWKNNVYVKASPESLPQQVTWDGRENHILNGIPDWVYEEEMFSSNQGLWWSPGGKYLAYVQFNDTEVPTVEFSWFGNSQYPSTVSIPYPKAGSPNPVVKLFVVDTDNITVINKVLVPEPFSSQEHYLATVTWGTDQRLAIQWLQRLQTHLILQIYNLQDLTWVPVERLDVESSSGWIGRFSPSDPFFSEDKMSYYLLMSDSNGYKHIHHVVEGNATAITKGEWEVVAIQKVTADSVYYSSNQEGGKPGGRNIYSHNARFYLMSCNGPGIPFSSLMDNKEGKELKRLEDNSKFSQLISDIQMPTMRRGTLKIAGYKLWYQMFLPPGFDDSKKYPLLLDVYAGPCSQKVDFIYRVNWSTYLASTEKIIVASFDGRGSGYRGDKLMHEIYKRLGTFEVEDQITAASEFIKMGFIDKDRVAIWGWSYGGYVASMALGSGSGVFKCGMAVAPVSKWEYYDSIYTERYMTKPIDNQEAYTNSTVTARAKNFHSVQYLLVHGTADDNVHFQQAAEISEALVKEQVEFEAMWYTDKNHGLSGSAYQHVYTHMSHFLQRCFA; translated from the exons ATG GTCTCCATTGCCAAGGTACTCCTCGGGGTTCTTGGACTGGTTGTCGTTGTTATCCTGATCACAGTACCCACCGTGCTTTATCTAAAAG AGGAACAGGATGATTCCACGGACAGGAAGTTTTTCACATTGGCAGACGTGTTCAACAGTGACCTCAAACCCAAAACCTACAGCATCAGATGGATCTCTG ATGACGAGTATCTGCACCGTCGAGAAGGCTCCGTCTATCTCCATAATGTGACTGCGGGACAATCCTCCGTGTTCTTAAGTGCAGACACGTTT ACCGAAAAAGACGCTTCTGACTACCAGTTGTCTGCTGACCGCAGATATGTGGCACTTCTGAGTAACCGCCGCATG GTGTGGCGGCATTCATTTACAGCGTCGTACTCTCTTTACGATCGGACTTTGAa CAAGTTTGTAGAAGCTTCCAACCTGCCAGAAGAAATCCAATATTTGGCTTGGGCACCTGCAGGGATCAAACTG gcctttgtttggaaaaataacgTGTACGTGAAGGCCAGCCCAGAGTCATTGCCCCAGCAAGTGACATGGGACGGCAgggaaaatcatattttaaatggAATTCCAGATTGGGTGTATGAAG AGGAGATGTTCTCATCCAATCAGGGTCTGTGGTGGTCCCCAGGAGGAAAATATCTGGCCTATGTGCAGTTCAATGATACAGAGGTCCCCACTGTGGAGTTCTCCTGGTTCGGGAACAGTCAGTATCCCAGTACTGTTTCTATCCCTTACCCAAAG GCAGGTTCCCCAAACCCAGTGGTGAAGCTGTTTGTTGTGGACACAGATAACATAACAGTTATCAACAAAGTGCTCGTTCCGGAACCCTTCAGCTCACA GGAGCACTACTTGGCCACAGTGACTTGGGGTACTGACCAGCGTCTTGCCATCCAGTGGCTACAAAGGCTCCAAACCCACCTCATCCTTCAGATCTATAACCTCCAGGACCTCACCTGGGTCCCAGTTGAG CGTCTAGACGTGGAAAGCTCCTCTGGTTGGATTggacgg tTTTCTCCATcagatccatttttttctgaagataAGATGAGTTATTACTTGTTGATGAGTGACTCCAACGGCTACAAGCACATCCATCACGTGGTCGAG GGCAACGCTACGGCGATTACCAAAGGAGAATGGGAAGTTGTTGCCATTCAGAAAGTTACTGCGGATAGTGT ATATTACTCTAGCAACCAAGAGGGTGGGAAACCAGGCGGCAGGAATATTTACAG CCACAATGCGCGATTCTACCTCATGAGCTGCAAtg GCCCTGGAATTCCGTTCAGTTCTCTCATGGATAACAAGGAAGGCAAAG AACTTAAACGCTTGGAGGATAACAGCAAATTCAGCCAACTGATATCTGATATCCAAATGCCCACCATGCGTCGCGGAACTTTGAAGATTGCTGGTTACA AGCTGTGGTACCAGATGTTTTTGCCACCAGGCTTTGATGACTCCAAGAAGTACCCCCTATTGCTGGATGT GTATGCTGGTCCCTGCAGCCAGAAGGTAGACTTTATCTACAGAGTGAACTGGTCCACTTACCTGGCCAGCACAGAGAAAATCATCGTTGCCAGCTTTGATGGGAGAGGCAGTGGTTACCGAGGTGACAAGCTAATGCATGAAATCTATAAACGTCTTGGAACCTTTGAGGTGGAAGATCAGATAACAGCAGCCAG TGAATTCATCAAAATGGGATTTATTGACAAAGATAGAGTTGCAATATGGGGATGG TCTTATGGCGGATATGTGGCTTCCATGGCTTTGGGATCTGGAAGTGGAGTCTTTAAATGTGGAATGGCAGTTGCTCCAGTCTCCAAATGGGAATATTATG ATTCTATCTACACCGAGCGGTACATGACAAAGCCAATTGACAATCAAGAAGCCTACACT AACTCAACAGTGACTGCACGGGCCAAGAACTTCCATTCCGTGCAGTATTTGCTGGTTCACGGAACAGCTGATG ACAACGTGCATTTCCAGCAGGCAGCTGAGATCTCTGAAGCTCTAGTAAAGGAGCAAGTGGAATTTGAAGCAATG TGGTACACAGACAAGAACCATGGGCTTTCTGGTTCTGCGTATCAGCACGTCTACACCCacatgagtcacttcctacagAGATGCTTTGCATAA
- the LOC133497240 gene encoding dipeptidyl peptidase 4-like isoform X3 produces the protein MVSIAKVLLGVLGLVVVVILITVPTVLYLKEEQDDSTDRKFFTLADVFNSDLKPKTYSIRWISDDEYLHRREGSVYLHNVTAGQSSVFLSADTFTEKDASDYQLSADRRYVALLSNRRMVWRHSFTASYSLYDRTLNKFVEASNLPEEIQYLAWAPAGIKLAFVWKNNVYVKASPESLPQQVTWDGRENHILNGIPDWVYEEEMFSSNQGLWWSPGGKYLAYVQFNDTEVPTVEFSWFGNSQYPSTVSIPYPKAGSPNPVVKLFVVDTDNITVINKVLVPEPFSSQEHYLATVTWGTDQRLAIQWLQRLQTHLILQIYNLQDLTWVPVERLDVESSSGWIGRFSPSDPFFSEDKMSYYLLMSDSNGYKHIHHVVEGNATAITKGEWEVVAIQKVTADSVYYSSNQEGGKPGGRNIYRWTKGEVTCLTCNLSTDNCQYNSAYFSHNARFYLMSCNGPGIPFSSLMDNKEGKELKRLEDNSKFSQLISDIQMPTMRRGTLKIAGYKLWYQMFLPPGFDDSKKYPLLLDVYAGPCSQKVDFIYRVNWSTYLASTEKIIVASFDGRGSGYRGDKLMHEIYKRLGTFEVEDQITAASEFIKMGFIDKDRVAIWGWSYGGYVASMALGSGSGVFKCGMAVAPVSKWEYYDSIYTERYMTKPIDNQEAYTNSTVTARAKNFHSVQYLLVHGTADGLLHSFV, from the exons ATG GTCTCCATTGCCAAGGTACTCCTCGGGGTTCTTGGACTGGTTGTCGTTGTTATCCTGATCACAGTACCCACCGTGCTTTATCTAAAAG AGGAACAGGATGATTCCACGGACAGGAAGTTTTTCACATTGGCAGACGTGTTCAACAGTGACCTCAAACCCAAAACCTACAGCATCAGATGGATCTCTG ATGACGAGTATCTGCACCGTCGAGAAGGCTCCGTCTATCTCCATAATGTGACTGCGGGACAATCCTCCGTGTTCTTAAGTGCAGACACGTTT ACCGAAAAAGACGCTTCTGACTACCAGTTGTCTGCTGACCGCAGATATGTGGCACTTCTGAGTAACCGCCGCATG GTGTGGCGGCATTCATTTACAGCGTCGTACTCTCTTTACGATCGGACTTTGAa CAAGTTTGTAGAAGCTTCCAACCTGCCAGAAGAAATCCAATATTTGGCTTGGGCACCTGCAGGGATCAAACTG gcctttgtttggaaaaataacgTGTACGTGAAGGCCAGCCCAGAGTCATTGCCCCAGCAAGTGACATGGGACGGCAgggaaaatcatattttaaatggAATTCCAGATTGGGTGTATGAAG AGGAGATGTTCTCATCCAATCAGGGTCTGTGGTGGTCCCCAGGAGGAAAATATCTGGCCTATGTGCAGTTCAATGATACAGAGGTCCCCACTGTGGAGTTCTCCTGGTTCGGGAACAGTCAGTATCCCAGTACTGTTTCTATCCCTTACCCAAAG GCAGGTTCCCCAAACCCAGTGGTGAAGCTGTTTGTTGTGGACACAGATAACATAACAGTTATCAACAAAGTGCTCGTTCCGGAACCCTTCAGCTCACA GGAGCACTACTTGGCCACAGTGACTTGGGGTACTGACCAGCGTCTTGCCATCCAGTGGCTACAAAGGCTCCAAACCCACCTCATCCTTCAGATCTATAACCTCCAGGACCTCACCTGGGTCCCAGTTGAG CGTCTAGACGTGGAAAGCTCCTCTGGTTGGATTggacgg tTTTCTCCATcagatccatttttttctgaagataAGATGAGTTATTACTTGTTGATGAGTGACTCCAACGGCTACAAGCACATCCATCACGTGGTCGAG GGCAACGCTACGGCGATTACCAAAGGAGAATGGGAAGTTGTTGCCATTCAGAAAGTTACTGCGGATAGTGT ATATTACTCTAGCAACCAAGAGGGTGGGAAACCAGGCGGCAGGAATATTTACAG ATGGACCAAGGGGGAGGTCACGTGTCTAACTTGCAATTTAAGCACGGACAACTGCCAGTATAATTCTGCTTATTTCAGCCACAATGCGCGATTCTACCTCATGAGCTGCAAtg GCCCTGGAATTCCGTTCAGTTCTCTCATGGATAACAAGGAAGGCAAAG AACTTAAACGCTTGGAGGATAACAGCAAATTCAGCCAACTGATATCTGATATCCAAATGCCCACCATGCGTCGCGGAACTTTGAAGATTGCTGGTTACA AGCTGTGGTACCAGATGTTTTTGCCACCAGGCTTTGATGACTCCAAGAAGTACCCCCTATTGCTGGATGT GTATGCTGGTCCCTGCAGCCAGAAGGTAGACTTTATCTACAGAGTGAACTGGTCCACTTACCTGGCCAGCACAGAGAAAATCATCGTTGCCAGCTTTGATGGGAGAGGCAGTGGTTACCGAGGTGACAAGCTAATGCATGAAATCTATAAACGTCTTGGAACCTTTGAGGTGGAAGATCAGATAACAGCAGCCAG TGAATTCATCAAAATGGGATTTATTGACAAAGATAGAGTTGCAATATGGGGATGG TCTTATGGCGGATATGTGGCTTCCATGGCTTTGGGATCTGGAAGTGGAGTCTTTAAATGTGGAATGGCAGTTGCTCCAGTCTCCAAATGGGAATATTATG ATTCTATCTACACCGAGCGGTACATGACAAAGCCAATTGACAATCAAGAAGCCTACACT AACTCAACAGTGACTGCACGGGCCAAGAACTTCCATTCCGTGCAGTATTTGCTGGTTCACGGAACAGCTGATG GACTGTTGCATTCATTTGTTTGA
- the LOC133497240 gene encoding dipeptidyl peptidase 4-like isoform X1 gives MVSIAKVLLGVLGLVVVVILITVPTVLYLKEEQDDSTDRKFFTLADVFNSDLKPKTYSIRWISDDEYLHRREGSVYLHNVTAGQSSVFLSADTFTEKDASDYQLSADRRYVALLSNRRMVWRHSFTASYSLYDRTLNKFVEASNLPEEIQYLAWAPAGIKLAFVWKNNVYVKASPESLPQQVTWDGRENHILNGIPDWVYEEEMFSSNQGLWWSPGGKYLAYVQFNDTEVPTVEFSWFGNSQYPSTVSIPYPKAGSPNPVVKLFVVDTDNITVINKVLVPEPFSSQEHYLATVTWGTDQRLAIQWLQRLQTHLILQIYNLQDLTWVPVERLDVESSSGWIGRFSPSDPFFSEDKMSYYLLMSDSNGYKHIHHVVEGNATAITKGEWEVVAIQKVTADSVYYSSNQEGGKPGGRNIYRWTKGEVTCLTCNLSTDNCQYNSAYFSHNARFYLMSCNGPGIPFSSLMDNKEGKELKRLEDNSKFSQLISDIQMPTMRRGTLKIAGYKLWYQMFLPPGFDDSKKYPLLLDVYAGPCSQKVDFIYRVNWSTYLASTEKIIVASFDGRGSGYRGDKLMHEIYKRLGTFEVEDQITAASEFIKMGFIDKDRVAIWGWSYGGYVASMALGSGSGVFKCGMAVAPVSKWEYYDSIYTERYMTKPIDNQEAYTNSTVTARAKNFHSVQYLLVHGTADDNVHFQQAAEISEALVKEQVEFEAMWYTDKNHGLSGSAYQHVYTHMSHFLQRCFA, from the exons ATG GTCTCCATTGCCAAGGTACTCCTCGGGGTTCTTGGACTGGTTGTCGTTGTTATCCTGATCACAGTACCCACCGTGCTTTATCTAAAAG AGGAACAGGATGATTCCACGGACAGGAAGTTTTTCACATTGGCAGACGTGTTCAACAGTGACCTCAAACCCAAAACCTACAGCATCAGATGGATCTCTG ATGACGAGTATCTGCACCGTCGAGAAGGCTCCGTCTATCTCCATAATGTGACTGCGGGACAATCCTCCGTGTTCTTAAGTGCAGACACGTTT ACCGAAAAAGACGCTTCTGACTACCAGTTGTCTGCTGACCGCAGATATGTGGCACTTCTGAGTAACCGCCGCATG GTGTGGCGGCATTCATTTACAGCGTCGTACTCTCTTTACGATCGGACTTTGAa CAAGTTTGTAGAAGCTTCCAACCTGCCAGAAGAAATCCAATATTTGGCTTGGGCACCTGCAGGGATCAAACTG gcctttgtttggaaaaataacgTGTACGTGAAGGCCAGCCCAGAGTCATTGCCCCAGCAAGTGACATGGGACGGCAgggaaaatcatattttaaatggAATTCCAGATTGGGTGTATGAAG AGGAGATGTTCTCATCCAATCAGGGTCTGTGGTGGTCCCCAGGAGGAAAATATCTGGCCTATGTGCAGTTCAATGATACAGAGGTCCCCACTGTGGAGTTCTCCTGGTTCGGGAACAGTCAGTATCCCAGTACTGTTTCTATCCCTTACCCAAAG GCAGGTTCCCCAAACCCAGTGGTGAAGCTGTTTGTTGTGGACACAGATAACATAACAGTTATCAACAAAGTGCTCGTTCCGGAACCCTTCAGCTCACA GGAGCACTACTTGGCCACAGTGACTTGGGGTACTGACCAGCGTCTTGCCATCCAGTGGCTACAAAGGCTCCAAACCCACCTCATCCTTCAGATCTATAACCTCCAGGACCTCACCTGGGTCCCAGTTGAG CGTCTAGACGTGGAAAGCTCCTCTGGTTGGATTggacgg tTTTCTCCATcagatccatttttttctgaagataAGATGAGTTATTACTTGTTGATGAGTGACTCCAACGGCTACAAGCACATCCATCACGTGGTCGAG GGCAACGCTACGGCGATTACCAAAGGAGAATGGGAAGTTGTTGCCATTCAGAAAGTTACTGCGGATAGTGT ATATTACTCTAGCAACCAAGAGGGTGGGAAACCAGGCGGCAGGAATATTTACAG ATGGACCAAGGGGGAGGTCACGTGTCTAACTTGCAATTTAAGCACGGACAACTGCCAGTATAATTCTGCTTATTTCAGCCACAATGCGCGATTCTACCTCATGAGCTGCAAtg GCCCTGGAATTCCGTTCAGTTCTCTCATGGATAACAAGGAAGGCAAAG AACTTAAACGCTTGGAGGATAACAGCAAATTCAGCCAACTGATATCTGATATCCAAATGCCCACCATGCGTCGCGGAACTTTGAAGATTGCTGGTTACA AGCTGTGGTACCAGATGTTTTTGCCACCAGGCTTTGATGACTCCAAGAAGTACCCCCTATTGCTGGATGT GTATGCTGGTCCCTGCAGCCAGAAGGTAGACTTTATCTACAGAGTGAACTGGTCCACTTACCTGGCCAGCACAGAGAAAATCATCGTTGCCAGCTTTGATGGGAGAGGCAGTGGTTACCGAGGTGACAAGCTAATGCATGAAATCTATAAACGTCTTGGAACCTTTGAGGTGGAAGATCAGATAACAGCAGCCAG TGAATTCATCAAAATGGGATTTATTGACAAAGATAGAGTTGCAATATGGGGATGG TCTTATGGCGGATATGTGGCTTCCATGGCTTTGGGATCTGGAAGTGGAGTCTTTAAATGTGGAATGGCAGTTGCTCCAGTCTCCAAATGGGAATATTATG ATTCTATCTACACCGAGCGGTACATGACAAAGCCAATTGACAATCAAGAAGCCTACACT AACTCAACAGTGACTGCACGGGCCAAGAACTTCCATTCCGTGCAGTATTTGCTGGTTCACGGAACAGCTGATG ACAACGTGCATTTCCAGCAGGCAGCTGAGATCTCTGAAGCTCTAGTAAAGGAGCAAGTGGAATTTGAAGCAATG TGGTACACAGACAAGAACCATGGGCTTTCTGGTTCTGCGTATCAGCACGTCTACACCCacatgagtcacttcctacagAGATGCTTTGCATAA